The window CAACGGCACGCCGAACGAGGCGAACAGCGAGTCGAGCGTTTGCTCGGCGCTCAATCGCCGGCGCGGCGGCGCGGCATACAGCCGATTGGCCGCGCGATCGGGCGAGGATTGTCGCCCGTAGGCCCGCGTGTTGAGAATCCGCCGGGCCAGATGCTTCAGGTCATAATCATGGGCCACCAAGTCGCGGGCCAGCCATTCGAGCAACTCGGGGTGCGCGGGCCGGGCGTTCTCCCAGTCGTTCAACGACTCGACCAGCCCTTGACCGAAGTAGTGGTGCCAGACGCGGTTGACCAGCACTTCGGCGAAGCGTTCGTTCTTGGGCGACGTGAGCAGGGCGGCCAGTTGTTCGCGCGGGTCGTTCGCGTCGGCGTCCACGGCGCTGGCCGAGACATAGCGCGTCAGCGGCCATTCGGCGGCAAGCACCTCGCCAGGACGGAGCGAGACGCGAATCAGCGGCTGGCGGCCACCGGCGGTGAGTTTTTCGAGCGGCACGCTGCTGGTGTCGGGAATCTTGACTGGCGCGCGGGCCAGCATGGCGGCCATGTGGAACAGTTCGGCCTGTGTGCTGGCGTGGTACGGCGCGTCGTGACAGCGTGCGCACTTCATCTCGGTGGCCAGGAACGTCGAACTCAGAACGCCGGCCTTGGCGACCATCGGGGCGTCGTTCTGGGCGGCCAAGCCAAAGCCCGCTGGCCCGCCGCCGTAAACGCTGCCCCCCATCGTCACCAGTTCCCAGGCGAACAGGTCCATCGCCTTGTTGTCGCGGAACGATTCATAGAGCCAGAAGCGGAACGGCCCGGTGTTGTTCAACGTGGCATTGACCAGGTTGGGATTCTCGCCGAGCCAATCCTGCCAGCGCGCGGTCCAGACGTCGGCCCAACGCTTGTCAGCCAGCAACTCGTCGATCAGCTTGGCGCGCTTGTCGGCACGATCGTCTTTGAGGAAGGCACGCAGCTCGTCGGCCGTCGGCGGCACGCCGACGACGTCCAGGTAAACGCGGCGCGCGAACTGGGCATCGTCGGTTAGTGGGCTGATGGCCACGTCGTAGGCCGGCTCGATCGCGGGCCAAGCGGCCCCTTCGGCGATCCACTTTTCGATCTTGGCCACTTCTTCGGGACGCAACCTGACGCCTTGTGGCGGCATTTGCATCGATTCGTCGGTCGAGCAGATGCGCTCCAAAAGCGGGCTCTTGGCCGGCTGACCTGTGACGACGGCCGGCTCGCCCGACTCGCCACCGCGCAACATCGCTTCGAGTGAATCGAGCCGTAGGCCACCCTTGGGTTGGGCCGCGCCGTGGCAGCTTTGGCAACGATCTTTCAGCAGCGGCAACACGTCACGGTGGAAGCGGATCGTGCCCGAGGTTTCGGCCACGGCTTGCTTGGCGCGCTGCCAGTGGGTGCCGAGGAACTGGTCGATTTCATTCGCCACGGGCCAGTCGCCCGAAACCTTGGGGACCGGCGGGGCGGGATGGGCCGCGACCCAGCGACGAGCGACCGAGTGGCGCTCGCGCCAGAATGGTGCATAAGCGGCAAAGGCCGCAGCGCGGCGCTCGGTCTCGACTTGATCATAGTGAGCCCAACGCTCGGCGGCGAACTTTTCCCAAGCGGCATCGGTCAGCGCGATCCGCCGCGTGGGCGCAAACACGACGAACTCGTTACTGTCCCCGGCGGCCCAGGCAACATAAGTCTCGCCCAACTCGGGACGCAGCGGCTTCTTGCCATTGACGCCGCCAACGAAGACTTCGAGCTTGATCGGCAGCGCACCCCCGGGTGAATCGAACTCGACCAGCGACTCGCGATCGCCGGGACCGACGAACCGCGTCTGGCCCAGCGTGAGAACCTTGGTCTTAATCAGGCCGTGGCCGTCGGGATTCGGACGCAAGAAGTCGTTCTGAGCCACGTCCTGCTCGCCGATGCGCAATCGGGCCGCATTTCGCGAGCGGAGCAAAATGCGCAGCTTGCCGGCCGGCAACTCGACCGTGCCGGTGGCACGCAACAAGGCGGGGTTCCCTCGGTCGGCCCGCACGCCGGTTTCGGTGTAGCGCCAGGGAAGGTGAATGAAGGCAAAGGCCGGTTCGGTGTAGCGTTCGCTCGGCTCGGCGAACTGCTCGGGCCACTTGCGATCGACGGGCACGTCGCGGTCGACGATTTCGACCTGGACCAATGGCGAAACGGCCGAAGCTGCGCCGGCCGTAACGGTGGTTTCGGCCATGGCCGAACGGCCGGCATCGAAGCCGACCAGGATCAACAAAGCGAGCGAAAGGGGGAGCTTGGACATTGTCGGAAGTACCCCACGGAACAGGCCGGCGAAGCGTGGCAATCAGGCAAGAGTGAAACCCTCGGGCAGGACGCTTATCCTAATCGATCTTCGGCTGAAAAAGCACTTCAACCGCCGAGGGATTCTGCGCTACCACTTTCGTGGTATGCCACGGGGGGTGCGGTATGCGGGAGTAGCAGGCAGCGTTTCGCCCGAGGCAGGTATTATCGCTAAACCCCAATGCTTAAATGACCAATGACCAACGCCTTGTTTGGGCATTGGTGCTTGGTCATTGGGGCTTTGAATACTGCAAATCGAAGTGTTTGCCCGCGACGCTAATCGAGCGAGATCAAACCCCGCCGGGTCGCCTCGGCCACCGCTTGGGCCCGATCCTGGACGCCGAGTTTTTGCAGCACGTTGCTGACGTGTCGTTTGACGGTGTCCTCGGTGATAAACAATTGCCCGCCGATTTCCTTGTTGCTCTTGCCGTGTTGCAATAGTTGCAGGATTTCGCGCTCGCGGGGGCTCAACTCGGGCTGCGACATCCGATCGGCCAGACGCTCGGCCAGCGGGCCGGGCAGATAACGCGCGCCCGTCGATACCGCCCGAACCGCGGCCAGTAACTCGGCTCGCGGCGCGGTCTTAAGCAGATAGCCCCGCGCCCCGGCGCGCAACGCCCGATAGATATCTTCCTCGCGCGACGAAGTCGTGAAGACCAGCACCTGGGCCGCCGGGTGCTGGGACATCAGCTGTTCGAGCGCCTCGATCCCGTTCAGCTTGCCCAGTTGCACATCGAGCAGCACCGCGCGCGGCTGGTGCTGGGCAAACAGCGGCACAAGTTGCTCGCCCGCGTCTCCCTCGGCCACCACGATCATGTCGGCCTCGAGCGCCAGCGAAGCAACGAGCCCGCTACGGACGACGAAATGATCGTCGATGACCAGGATTGTGATGGGATTGACGTCGGGCATCGGAGCTTTTGTCGAAACTACAGGCAATGTCTTAACCCTTCTCCCCCCGGGAGAAGGTGGTGAGCGCAGCGAACCGGATGAGGGTCNNNNNNNNNNNNNNNNNNNNNNNNNNNNNNNNCGGCCCTTCGGGCCACCTTCTCCCGCAAGGGGAGAAGGCTAGCGCGCGCCGCGTGACGGCGTTATGTGTGACCATTTCGCGGAATCATCAGCTTGATCGTCGTGCCCCGTTCCGAAGCGCTCTCCACAAATAGCGTCCCTCCGGCCTTGCGAGCCCGCTCTTGCATCCCCACCAGGCCGAAGTGCCCCGGTTTTGACACATCGGGCCCGAGTGTGTCAAACCCGCGGCCGTCGTCGCGCACGCTGACCGACAACGCCTGCGAAGTGTAGTCCAGTGAAATATCCACGCACCGCGGCGCGGCATGCTTGAGCGCGTTGGTCACCGCTTCTTGCACGATTCGCAGCACATTATGTTGCGTCAGCGGTTCCAGCGTCCACCGCTCGCCGGCCGTAGCCACGCGGAACTCAATGCCTGTCGTTTGCCGCAAATTTTCGACCACTTGCGCCACTTGTTCATCGAGCGTTCGCGACGTTTGATCGGTGTCGCGCAGATCCCACACCAGGTTCCGCACTTCGCCATGGACACGGCCCGCCAGCCGGCGCATCGTTTCCAGCACCGGGGCCTGCGATGCGTCGGCCACGCTGGCGGCCGCGTCGAGTCGTAATGACAGGCCGACCAACTCCTGCTCAAGTGTGTCATGCACCTCGCGGGCAATGCGCTGGCGTTCGTCGCGGACGGCTTCGCGTGCGAGTTGTTCCTGGATGATCGCCATCTGCACTCGCACCTGCTGGCGCAATAAAGCCACCCAGAACAGCGACAACATCATCGCCGCCGCGACAATCGCCAGCAGAATCGCCAACCGCTCGGTCGTCCACCAAGAGGGTTGTGACAACAGCCGCAAGTCGTCCGCCGATCGGGTCCAGACCTCGACTGCGGTGGGCTTGGCGCTGTAGCCGCGCTCGAACGAACCAATCACGCGACAAATGCCCACGACCGACAGTCGGCTACCCAGCGGGAACTCGCTGTGCCGATTGGGACAGTGGACGCGAAATACATGTTGATTCGCTTGTAGGGTGAGCACGTCACCATCGGGCGTATTGTGCTCGACGAGCAACACGCCTTCGACTTGCACCAGATCGGCCTCGTGCTTGCCGGTCATCAGCGTCGTGGCCGTGGCATGGTGCGGCTCGGGCCAGGCTTCGGTTCCCATGCGACGACAAGTCGCGTCAGCCAACACCGCCCGAAAGGTTCCCATCTCGGGAAAGCCGAGCGCTTCGATCCGGTCCCCCACCGAGAACGGCTCGCTTTGCGGAGCGCGAATCGCCAGGGAATCGTTCTCGTCGCGGATGAAGAACGTGTCGCCGCGCCGAGGCATGGTCACCACGCCCGCCACCTTCACGCGCCGGCTGGTTTGCCCAGTCGGATTGAAGGTGAACAGTTGCTTGACTGGGGTGACCGGTTGCGAGAACGGCTCGGCCGCCGCCGGTTCGAGCACCTGCACATCGCGAAAGCTGTTGGCCTTGAGATAGGGCTGGACCAGTTGCCGGCGGTCGTTGATCCCCCCTGCGGCCAGCCCGCGCACGCGCAGCCGGGCATCTTCCAACACTAGCCCCTCGGGGGGCAGTCCTTCAATGCGGACTTCAAGCTGCCGCGCGCCCGCGCCCAGTTGCAGCGTGCTCGTCTCGTCGGCGGCCACGGCCAGCGAGCGGCCCGGCCCTTCGACCTCGACCCAGGTGTAATGAAATCGCCCCGACGCCAAATCGTCGTAGGTTACCGGGATCGGCGGCGGCATCTCGGCCGTGCCCAGCTTCTCGACATGTTGCGGGCGAATGCCAGGAATGTACAGACCGGGAGTTGTTACTCCCGTCACGTCAACGCGATCGCCGGGGTGGTACGTTGACCGTGCGTCTGGGACGCGAAAGTGAGTCCCCGCCCCGTCGGCTTGAAAGAAGACCGTCCCGTCGGCGTCAACGTGGGTGACAATCCCTTGCACTCGCGCCGGCAGTCCCTCGGCGGCCAATTGCGAATCTAACAGGCGGACCTGCCGCGTGGTGGTCAAGGGCGCGGCAGGGGACTCGGGCGTCGCGGCGGCGGGTTCCTGGGCCGCGGCGCTGGCCAGAGCCCACGGAATCGCCCAGGTTAAAGTCACCCATCGCATGAAACGCATGCCCACGCTGGATCGAAGAAACGTGTTCCAACGGTCATTCTAGTTCGTCCGGCCAGACCTGGGCAGCGCCCAGAACGTCGTCGCCGTTTTTTTAGCTGGACGCCGCGCAACTTCGGTTACACTGAAACGGATTCGCACCTCGAAGGAGATTCACTGTGACCGATAGCGCCAACCCCGCCCCAGCCCCTTCGGCCGAAAAGCCTTCGCCCGAGACGCTAAAAGCAGCCTTCAAAGCCTTTAAGAAACGGCTCAAGCTGACCCAATTGGACAACGATTCGCGGATTGGCGTGGGACCGATGAGCGGTGGTCAGCGGTCGACGATCGCCGGCATTATCCCGCCGAACCAGTATCCCAATGCGGTTTGGGAGGCGCTGGTCGAAGAAGGAAAGCTGCGTCACATGGGGCACGGGTCGTACGGCTTGCGCTAGCAAGGGTAGCGGCCGTTGGCGGCAATTTTCCGCTTGTGAATCGCGGCGCGCGAGCCTATGGCCCTGCGGCTAAACGGCGAGCGCCAGCGCGATCTCTTCACTGACTTGAACGTCCGTTTCAATCGCTTGGCGCGCGGCAAGCAACCCTTTTGCGACCGGCGTGCCGATCTGGCCGAGCGCCCAGGCGCACGCTCCGCGAATCAAAGGTTCCTCGTCGGCGAGGCCACGGGCCAGCGCGTCGATTGCGGCCTCGTTTCGTTGATTCCCCAGCACAATTGCCGCGTTGCGCAGGATGCCGCGCCGCCGCGGTCGCCACAGGGGCGTCTGCTTGAACCGCGCACGGAATGCCGCTTCGTCCAAGCAGAACAGCTCGGCCAGGTTCAACGGGTTCATTTCGCTGCGCGGCTGGAACTCAGCGGTCGTCGCCTCGGGCGCACGCCCGTTCCACGGGCAAACGTCCTGGCAGACATCGCAGCCAAAGGCCCATTCGCCCATGCCGGCGCGCAACTCGCGGGGAATCGGCTCGCGCAGCTCGATCGTCAAGTAACTGATGCAGCGCCGGCCGTCGAGCAGATAGGGCTCGACAATCGCCTGGGTCGGGCAGGCGTCGATACAGGCCCGGCACGTGCCGCAATGGTCCGTACCGTGGGGCAAGTCGTAAACCAAATCGCGGTCCAAGATCAACGCCGCTAGAAAGAACCAACTGCCACGCAGTTTGTTGATCAGCAACGTGTGCTTGCCCACCCAGCCCAGGCCGGCCAACTCGGCGAACTCGCGTTCGAGCAACGGCGCCGTGTCGACCACGCCGCGGGCCGAAGCCTCGGGACAAAGCTCCCCGACCCGAGCGACCAACTGATCGAGCCGGCGATGGATCACCTCGTGGTAATCGGCCCCCCAGGCGTAACGCGAGACGCGCCCTTGGCCAGGCCGCGGCGCGACCGGTTCGAGGGTCCGATAGTCGAGCGCGAGCATCACCAGACTGCGCGCTCCGGCCAACACCCCGTCGGGATGCCGGTAGGCCTCGAGCCGCGAGGCGAAGTAATGCATCTGCCCGGCATAGCCGGCGTCGATCCATTCGCGCAGCCGAGTGGCCCCCTCGGGCGTGACGGCCGGACAGACCCCGGCCAGCGAAAACCCCAGCCCTGTGGCTTCGGACTTCAGGGTTTCGGTCAGGGTGGCAGTGTCCATCGGGCGGTTTTTCGAGGCCAATTCGCTCATTCACGCGGGTGCTGGTTGTAACGATTCTGATTCGGATTAGCCTAGAAGGTATGGGCCAGTTGCTCAATTGGCCGCCCAAAACGAGGACGATTCGATGAACCTGCGTACGCTGCTGCTCGGCGCCACCTTGGCGATCATGTTTACCGTGGCTGCGGCCGATTCGGCCCAGGCTCAATGGGGCTATGCCGGCTTTGGCTACGGCACGGCGTACAACGGCGCTTGGGTTAACGAGCGGCTGCCGTTCTATTCACAGTATTCGCCGGTTTACTATGGGCATCCCACGGCGCGGCCCTATGGTTATAGCCCGTTCGCTTATACCGCGTTCACACCGACGCCCCAGGCCACGGCTGCTGTTTCGCCAAGGGTGATCTACAACCCATACGTCGAAACGTCGCCCGCCCCGGAAGCCCCGCGTCCGCAACCGCTGACCATCAAGAACCCGTACGTGGTTGATGCCGCGCCAGCCCCGCGCATCCGTCCGCTCCCCTCGCCGTAACAGGTGTCGGGGCACCGCTGCTAGCACGCATTTTGCCCTGGGACCGGGGCGGCGATTGGGGTACTCTCTGGCCGGACCAATCTGTATCTACCGTCCGGGAAGGGAGTCCTGGCATGCGTTTCGGCTGGCTTGCGCTCGCACTGTTGACCGCCTTGGGCTGTCAGCACACGCAAAAACCGGTGCTCGATCCGTTCCTGGGTCGCTCGACCATTCCGCCGCCGCCGACCGGCGCGGCCACGCCTAGCGGCACGGCGGGCTACTACGGTTCGCCGACCTCAGGCGTTCCGGCCGGAGCGACGGCTGTGAGCGTAACCGCCACGCCGACGACCGCCGCGGCGCAGCCCGCCAACGCATTCACGCCGCCGGGAGGTTATCCACCGTCGACGGCGACACCGGCCAGTTATCCAACCACGGGCACGCCCGCCGCGGCCCAGCCGGTTTATCCCAACACGGGCGCACCCTACCCGACCACCGGCAGCGCGCCGGGCACTCCGCCACCGGCCAGCTATTACAACCGCCAGGCCGCCAACACACGGCCGCCCGCCGCCAGTCGGTGGCGTCAACCAATCAGCGCGCCGCAACCAGTCGGGGCAGCGACCTCGGTCGCGTCATCGGCCCCCGCTTATTCGCCCAGTTCGCCGGCCGCCTCTTCGGCGCCGCCTTACGTACCCGGCGCCGACACGGCCAGTGCGAGCGCACCACCTGGCGCAGGTAGCGCCACGTTCAACCCCGCGACTGCCGCGCCCCCGGGGAGCAGTGCGGTTCCCTACACCGCGACGAGCGGTTCGAGCGCTACGGGCACGGGGGCTGTTCCGATGACGACGCGCCGCGTCGATCCAACCGATCCCACCTTGCGCTAAGCCGGGCGCGCCATGAGCTTGTTCTCGGCCACACGATTGGGCGGCCTGGCCGGCTGGGGCTGGCGCGGCGCATCCTGGAACTTGCGCCGGGCCGAGTCACGTTTGCCACGGATTGCCGCCCGGGAAGCCGAACTAGCCACCGCCGCGGATCACGAGCTACGGCGTAGGAGCCTCGCGCTCGGCTATCGGGCCCGCTGTCGCGAGCCGCTCGATGC of the Planctomycetota bacterium genome contains:
- a CDS encoding sensor histidine kinase, with the protein product MRFMRWVTLTWAIPWALASAAAQEPAAATPESPAAPLTTTRQVRLLDSQLAAEGLPARVQGIVTHVDADGTVFFQADGAGTHFRVPDARSTYHPGDRVDVTGVTTPGLYIPGIRPQHVEKLGTAEMPPPIPVTYDDLASGRFHYTWVEVEGPGRSLAVAADETSTLQLGAGARQLEVRIEGLPPEGLVLEDARLRVRGLAAGGINDRRQLVQPYLKANSFRDVQVLEPAAAEPFSQPVTPVKQLFTFNPTGQTSRRVKVAGVVTMPRRGDTFFIRDENDSLAIRAPQSEPFSVGDRIEALGFPEMGTFRAVLADATCRRMGTEAWPEPHHATATTLMTGKHEADLVQVEGVLLVEHNTPDGDVLTLQANQHVFRVHCPNRHSEFPLGSRLSVVGICRVIGSFERGYSAKPTAVEVWTRSADDLRLLSQPSWWTTERLAILLAIVAAAMMLSLFWVALLRQQVRVQMAIIQEQLAREAVRDERQRIAREVHDTLEQELVGLSLRLDAAASVADASQAPVLETMRRLAGRVHGEVRNLVWDLRDTDQTSRTLDEQVAQVVENLRQTTGIEFRVATAGERWTLEPLTQHNVLRIVQEAVTNALKHAAPRCVDISLDYTSQALSVSVRDDGRGFDTLGPDVSKPGHFGLVGMQERARKAGGTLFVESASERGTTIKLMIPRNGHT
- a CDS encoding response regulator transcription factor, whose protein sequence is MPDVNPITILVIDDHFVVRSGLVASLALEADMIVVAEGDAGEQLVPLFAQHQPRAVLLDVQLGKLNGIEALEQLMSQHPAAQVLVFTTSSREEDIYRALRAGARGYLLKTAPRAELLAAVRAVSTGARYLPGPLAERLADRMSQPELSPREREILQLLQHGKSNKEIGGQLFITEDTVKRHVSNVLQKLGVQDRAQAVAEATRRGLISLD
- the queG gene encoding tRNA epoxyqueuosine(34) reductase QueG, translating into MDTATLTETLKSEATGLGFSLAGVCPAVTPEGATRLREWIDAGYAGQMHYFASRLEAYRHPDGVLAGARSLVMLALDYRTLEPVAPRPGQGRVSRYAWGADYHEVIHRRLDQLVARVGELCPEASARGVVDTAPLLEREFAELAGLGWVGKHTLLINKLRGSWFFLAALILDRDLVYDLPHGTDHCGTCRACIDACPTQAIVEPYLLDGRRCISYLTIELREPIPRELRAGMGEWAFGCDVCQDVCPWNGRAPEATTAEFQPRSEMNPLNLAELFCLDEAAFRARFKQTPLWRPRRRGILRNAAIVLGNQRNEAAIDALARGLADEEPLIRGACAWALGQIGTPVAKGLLAARQAIETDVQVSEEIALALAV
- a CDS encoding DUF1553 domain-containing protein, which encodes MSKLPLSLALLILVGFDAGRSAMAETTVTAGAASAVSPLVQVEIVDRDVPVDRKWPEQFAEPSERYTEPAFAFIHLPWRYTETGVRADRGNPALLRATGTVELPAGKLRILLRSRNAARLRIGEQDVAQNDFLRPNPDGHGLIKTKVLTLGQTRFVGPGDRESLVEFDSPGGALPIKLEVFVGGVNGKKPLRPELGETYVAWAAGDSNEFVVFAPTRRIALTDAAWEKFAAERWAHYDQVETERRAAAFAAYAPFWRERHSVARRWVAAHPAPPVPKVSGDWPVANEIDQFLGTHWQRAKQAVAETSGTIRFHRDVLPLLKDRCQSCHGAAQPKGGLRLDSLEAMLRGGESGEPAVVTGQPAKSPLLERICSTDESMQMPPQGVRLRPEEVAKIEKWIAEGAAWPAIEPAYDVAISPLTDDAQFARRVYLDVVGVPPTADELRAFLKDDRADKRAKLIDELLADKRWADVWTARWQDWLGENPNLVNATLNNTGPFRFWLYESFRDNKAMDLFAWELVTMGGSVYGGGPAGFGLAAQNDAPMVAKAGVLSSTFLATEMKCARCHDAPYHASTQAELFHMAAMLARAPVKIPDTSSVPLEKLTAGGRQPLIRVSLRPGEVLAAEWPLTRYVSASAVDADANDPREQLAALLTSPKNERFAEVLVNRVWHHYFGQGLVESLNDWENARPAHPELLEWLARDLVAHDYDLKHLARRILNTRAYGRQSSPDRAANRLYAAPPRRRLSAEQTLDSLFASFGVPLVTEAMCIDLDSGRPADNGLNLGRPQRAWQFTYLSNERDRPSLNLPRAQAVAELLGAFGWSGNRQEAVSERKVEPSVLQAALLANGTVARWLTRVSDESQMAELALQADSAEGLARELYLRILSREPSADELRDFKALLEPGFDGRVVSHEKPAVPHRYRPYIAWSNHLDPAANAQRTREEAEARAGDKPTARLTGDWRRRLEDALWTLLNSPELVYLP